The Burkholderia pyrrocinia genomic sequence GTTCGTGTCGTCGAACGCATGGGACGTCGCCGGTGCCGCGTGGTTCGGCTACACGACGTTCTGGCTCAACCGCACGGGCGCGCCCGCCGAGGAACTCGGCGCACCGCCCGACGGCACGGGCACCGGCATGGCCGACCTGCTCGCATTCCTCGCCACCCCGGCTCCATCCGGCAGACACGCAAACCGCACGCGCCCCGGCCCGGGTGCATGACGCTCGCAGCTGCCGCCTTCCCCTTTCACCGAAACCGCAACTGACCGACCAAGGAGATGAGACTCATGAGCACCCCGATCACGCTGCCGCAAGGCATGACGATCACCGGCGAAATCAAGCCGGGTTACGAAGCGATCCTGACGCCCGACGCGCTCGCACTCGTCGCAGCGCTGCACCGCGCGTTCGAACCGCGCCGCCAGGCGCTGCTGCAGGCGCGCGCCGAGCGCACGAAACGCCTCGACGCGGGCGAGCGCCCGGACTTCCTGGCCGATACCAGGGCGATCCGCGAGGGCGACTGGAAGGTCGCGCCGCTGCCGGCCGACCTGCAATGCCGCCGCGTCGAGATCACGGGCCCCGTCGAGCGCAAGATGATCATCAACGCGCTGAACTCGGGCGCCGATTCGTACATGACGGACTTCGAGGATTCGAACGCGCCGAGCTGGACGAACCAGATCGACGGCCAGATCAACCTGAAGGACGCGATCCGCCGCACGATCTCGCTCGAGCAGAACGGCAAGTCGTACCAGCTCAACGACAAGGTCGCGACGCTGATCGTGCGTCCGCGCGGCTGGCATCTCGACGAGAAGCACGTGACGGTCGACGGCCAGCGCGTGTCCGGCGGCATCTTCGATTTCGCGCTGTTCCTGTTCCACAACGCGAAGGAGCTGATCGCGCGCGGCTCGGGCCCGTACTTCTACCTGCCGAAGATGGAAAGCCATCTCGAGGCGCGCCTGTGGAACGACATCTTCGTCGCCGCGCAGGAACAGGTCGGCATCCCGCGCGGCACGATCCGCGCGACCGTGCTGATCGAGACGATCCTCGCCGCGTTCGAGATGGACGAGATCCTGTACGAACTGCGCGAGCACAGCTCGGGCCTGAACGCCGGCCGCTGGGACTACATCTTCTCGGCGATCAAGAAGTTCAAGAACGACCGCGATTTCTGCCTCGCCGACCGTTCGAAGATCACGATGACGGTGCCGTTCATGCGCGCGTACG encodes the following:
- the aceB gene encoding malate synthase A, with the translated sequence MSTPITLPQGMTITGEIKPGYEAILTPDALALVAALHRAFEPRRQALLQARAERTKRLDAGERPDFLADTRAIREGDWKVAPLPADLQCRRVEITGPVERKMIINALNSGADSYMTDFEDSNAPSWTNQIDGQINLKDAIRRTISLEQNGKSYQLNDKVATLIVRPRGWHLDEKHVTVDGQRVSGGIFDFALFLFHNAKELIARGSGPYFYLPKMESHLEARLWNDIFVAAQEQVGIPRGTIRATVLIETILAAFEMDEILYELREHSSGLNAGRWDYIFSAIKKFKNDRDFCLADRSKITMTVPFMRAYALLLLKTCHKRNAPAIGGMSALIPIKNDPEANDKAMGGVRSDKQRDATDGYDGGWVAHPGLVPIAMEEFVKVLGDKPNQIAKQRDDVQIEGKNLLDFQPEAPITEAGLRNNINVGIHYLGAWLDGNGCVPIHNLMEDAATAEISRSQVWQWIRSPKGVLDDGRKVTADLVREYAKVELDNVKRSVGGNTQPYERAAAIFEQMSTSEGFTEFLTLPLYEEI